One window from the genome of Hydra vulgaris chromosome 02, alternate assembly HydraT2T_AEP encodes:
- the LOC100206421 gene encoding LOW QUALITY PROTEIN: exosome complex component CSL4 (The sequence of the model RefSeq protein was modified relative to this genomic sequence to represent the inferred CDS: inserted 1 base in 1 codon; substituted 1 base at 1 genomic stop codon), producing MSDKLQGLAVPGDRLGSVSDYIAGAGTYIRNGFVYSKLCSNVVAKKKIEDKLVXEVIRXQASKIVPEVNSIATCKVISNNTRLCKVFILSVNRVTLHGKFIGIIRKEDVRATAKDKVKMYESFCPGDVIVARILSLGDSQSYYLTIAENEHGVIYASSIHGHAMVPVNWCTMQCTVTGLKENHKVAKVNVRQL from the exons ATGTCAGATAAATTACAAGGACTTGCAGTTCCTGGTGATCGTCTTGGAAGTGTTTCTGATTACATTGCTGGGGCGGGAACTTATATTAGAAATGGCTTCGTATACTCAAAGCTATGTAGTAatgttgttgcaaaaaaaaagattgaagaTAAGTTAGTTTAAGAAGTTATTC AACAAGCTTCAAAAATTGTACCAGAAGTCAATAGTATTGCCACTTGTAAAGTCATCAGTAATAATACTAGGTtgtgtaaagtttttattttaagtgtcAATAGAGTTACTTTACATGGAAAATTTATAGGTATAATTCGTAAAGAAGATGTTCGTGCTACAGCAAAAGATAAAGTTAAGATGTATGAGTCTTTTTGTCCTGGAGACGTTATTGTAGCACGTATATTATCTTTAGGAGACTCCCagtcttattatttaacaatagcTGAGAATGAACATGGTGTTATATATGCTTCAAGCATACATGGACATGCTATGGTACCTGTAAATTGGTGTACAATGCAATGTACTGTTACaggtttaaaagaaaatcacaaaGTTGCAAAAGTTAATGTTAGACAGTTGTAA